One Streptomyces sp. NBC_00223 genomic window carries:
- a CDS encoding ABC transporter permease produces MGRYVIRRLLQMIPVFIGSTFLIFFMVYALGDPVAALFGDRAPDPATAAQIRHDLHLDDPLWKQYLIYMKNIFTGDFGTAFNGQKVTDLMGSAFPVTIRLTVVAIIFEIIIGIILGVITGMKRGKPVDTGVLLLTLVVISVPTFVTGYVLQYVFGVQLGWVSPSVSPAAPFNELILPGLVLALVSLAYVTRLTRTSIAENTRADYVRTAVAKGLPRRRVIVRHLLRNSLIPVVTFIGTDIGALMGGAIVTERIFNIHGVGYQLYQGILRNNSPTVVGFVTILVLVFLIANLLVDLLYAVLDPRIRYA; encoded by the coding sequence ATGGGACGTTATGTGATCCGGCGGCTGCTCCAGATGATCCCGGTGTTCATCGGCAGCACATTCCTGATCTTCTTCATGGTCTACGCGCTCGGCGACCCGGTCGCCGCGCTCTTCGGGGACCGCGCGCCCGACCCGGCCACCGCCGCCCAGATCAGACACGACCTCCACCTCGACGACCCGCTGTGGAAGCAATACCTGATCTACATGAAGAACATCTTCACCGGGGACTTCGGCACCGCCTTCAACGGTCAGAAGGTCACCGACCTGATGGGCAGCGCCTTCCCGGTGACCATCCGGCTCACCGTCGTCGCCATCATCTTCGAGATCATCATCGGCATCATCCTCGGGGTGATCACCGGTATGAAGCGCGGCAAGCCCGTCGACACCGGGGTGCTGCTGCTGACCCTGGTGGTCATCTCCGTGCCGACCTTCGTCACCGGCTATGTGCTCCAGTACGTCTTCGGCGTCCAGCTGGGATGGGTCAGCCCCTCGGTCTCCCCGGCGGCGCCCTTCAACGAGCTGATCCTGCCGGGCCTGGTGCTCGCCCTGGTCTCGCTGGCGTACGTCACCCGGCTGACCCGTACCTCCATCGCCGAGAACACCCGCGCCGACTACGTACGCACCGCCGTCGCCAAGGGCCTGCCGCGGCGCCGGGTCATCGTCCGGCATCTGCTGCGCAACTCCCTGATCCCCGTGGTGACCTTCATCGGCACCGACATCGGCGCGCTGATGGGAGGCGCCATCGTCACCGAGCGGATCTTCAACATCCACGGCGTCGGATACCAGCTCTACCAGGGCATCCTCCGCAACAACTCGCCGACCGTGGTCGGCTTCGTCACCATCCTGGTGCTGGTCTTCCTGATCGCCAATCTGCTCGTCGACCTGCTCTACGCGGTCCTTGACCCGAGGATTCGTTATGCCTGA
- a CDS encoding ABC transporter permease, whose product MPEPSDPMDPDQAIAAGGGYGGGMDLAAAEAGELEKGPGTGQSPGGPTGKPRSLWSDAWRDLRRNPVFIVSALIILFLVFISIWPGTIASGNPLKADLSKSQAGPEPGHPFGFDNQGRDVYTRVVYGARASVTVGVCATAGVVILGSVLGGLAGFFGGWWDAILSRISDVFFGIPVILGGLVFLSVVTNSTVWPVVGFMVLLGWPQIARIARGSVITARQNDYVQAARALGAGNSRMLLRHITPNAVAPVIVVGTIALGTYIALEATLSYLGVGLKPPTVSWGIDISDASNQIRNAPHMLLWPAGALSLTVLAFIMLGDAVRDALDPKLR is encoded by the coding sequence ATGCCTGAACCCAGCGACCCGATGGACCCGGACCAGGCGATCGCGGCCGGCGGCGGCTACGGCGGCGGCATGGACCTGGCCGCCGCGGAGGCCGGGGAGTTGGAGAAGGGCCCGGGCACCGGCCAGTCGCCCGGCGGGCCGACCGGCAAACCGCGCAGCCTGTGGTCCGACGCCTGGCGCGATCTGCGGCGCAACCCCGTCTTCATCGTCTCCGCGCTGATCATCCTCTTCCTGGTCTTCATCTCGATCTGGCCCGGCACCATCGCCAGCGGCAATCCGCTCAAGGCCGATCTCTCCAAGTCCCAGGCGGGTCCGGAGCCCGGCCATCCCTTCGGCTTCGACAACCAGGGCCGCGACGTCTACACCCGGGTCGTCTACGGCGCCCGCGCCTCGGTCACCGTCGGCGTGTGCGCGACCGCCGGAGTGGTCATCCTCGGCAGCGTCCTGGGCGGCCTCGCCGGCTTCTTCGGCGGCTGGTGGGACGCGATCCTCTCCCGGATCAGCGATGTCTTCTTCGGCATCCCGGTCATCCTCGGCGGCCTGGTCTTCCTGTCCGTGGTCACCAACAGCACGGTCTGGCCGGTGGTCGGCTTCATGGTGCTGCTCGGCTGGCCGCAGATCGCCCGTATCGCCCGCGGCTCGGTGATCACCGCCCGGCAAAACGACTACGTCCAGGCCGCCCGGGCGCTCGGCGCCGGCAACTCCCGGATGCTGCTGCGGCACATCACGCCCAACGCGGTCGCGCCCGTCATCGTCGTCGGCACCATCGCGCTGGGCACGTACATCGCCCTGGAGGCGACCCTGTCGTACCTCGGGGTCGGCCTCAAACCGCCCACCGTCTCCTGGGGCATCGACATCTCCGACGCGTCCAACCAGATCCGCAACGCCCCGCACATGCTGCTGTGGCCGGCCGGCGCGCTCAGCCTGACCGTGCTGGCGTTCATCATGCTCGGCGACGCCGTACGCGACGCCCTCGACCCCAAGCTGCGCTGA
- a CDS encoding ABC transporter ATP-binding protein, which yields MATSLEPTDVPPSPEGADGVPLLDVRDLHVEFRTREGVARAVNGVAYSVDAGQTLAVLGESGSGKSVTAQAVMGILDSPPGFVTGGQVVFQGRDLLTLSGEERRKVRGAKMAMIFQDALSSLNPVLSVGEQLGEMFTVHRGMSRKQARAQAIELMERVRIPAARERIKQYPHQFSGGMRQRVMIAMAMALEPDLIIADEPTTALDVTVQAQVMDLLAELQREFNMGLILITHDLGVVADVADKIAVMYAGRIVETSPVHDIYRAPAHPYTKGLLDSIPRLDQKGRELYAIKGLPPNLLHIPPGCAFNPRCPRAQDVCRTDVPPLYRVSRDRASACHFWKETLDDVPADRA from the coding sequence ATGGCCACGAGCCTGGAGCCGACCGACGTCCCCCCGTCCCCGGAAGGTGCCGACGGCGTACCGCTGCTCGACGTACGCGATCTGCACGTCGAGTTCCGCACCCGCGAGGGCGTGGCCCGCGCGGTGAACGGCGTCGCGTACTCCGTGGACGCCGGACAGACGCTGGCGGTGCTCGGCGAGTCCGGGTCCGGCAAGTCCGTCACCGCCCAGGCGGTCATGGGCATCCTGGACTCCCCGCCCGGGTTCGTCACCGGCGGTCAGGTCGTCTTCCAGGGCCGGGACCTGCTCACGCTGTCCGGCGAGGAGCGCCGCAAGGTGCGCGGCGCGAAGATGGCGATGATCTTCCAGGACGCTTTGTCGTCCCTCAACCCCGTGCTCAGCGTGGGCGAACAGCTCGGCGAGATGTTCACCGTGCACCGCGGCATGTCGCGCAAGCAGGCCCGCGCCCAGGCGATCGAGCTGATGGAACGGGTCCGTATCCCGGCCGCCCGCGAGCGGATCAAGCAGTATCCGCACCAGTTCTCCGGCGGTATGCGGCAGCGCGTGATGATCGCCATGGCGATGGCGCTCGAACCCGATCTGATCATCGCCGACGAACCGACCACCGCGCTGGACGTGACCGTGCAGGCGCAGGTGATGGATCTGCTCGCGGAACTCCAGCGCGAGTTCAACATGGGTCTGATCCTGATCACCCACGACCTCGGGGTGGTCGCCGACGTGGCCGACAAGATCGCCGTGATGTACGCCGGCCGGATCGTCGAGACCTCACCGGTCCACGACATCTACCGCGCCCCGGCCCACCCGTACACCAAGGGCCTGCTGGACTCCATTCCGCGGCTGGACCAGAAGGGCCGGGAGCTCTACGCGATCAAGGGGCTGCCGCCGAACCTGCTGCACATCCCGCCCGGCTGCGCCTTCAACCCCCGCTGCCCGCGCGCCCAGGACGTCTGCCGTACCGATGTGCCCCCGCTGTACCGGGTCAGCCGGGACCGGGCGAGCGCCTGCCACTTCTGGAAGGAGACGCTCGATGACGTACCCGCCGATCGTGCCTGA
- a CDS encoding ABC transporter ATP-binding protein, producing the protein MTYPPIVPEAAGPGAREREPILQVRNLVKHFPLTRGIVFRKQVGAVQAVDGVTFDLFAGETLGIVGESGCGKSTVARLMVNLEQPTSGEILYRGEDVTKLSGRALKAVRRNIQMVFQDPYTSLNPRMTVGDIIGEPYEIHPEVAPKGDRRKRVQELLDVVGLNPEYINRYPHQFSGGQRQRIGIARGLALRPEVIVADEPVSALDVSVQAQVVNLLERLQNEFGLSYMIIAHDLSIVRHISDRVGVMYLGKIVEIGPDEAIYEHPTHPYTQALLSAVPVPDPTAREHRERIILTGDVPSPAHPPSGCRFRTRCWKAQERCVVEEPLLTVPPYFRGTAGSAEHPSACHFAEEKQVVPND; encoded by the coding sequence ATGACGTACCCGCCGATCGTGCCTGAGGCAGCCGGGCCCGGGGCCCGTGAGCGGGAGCCGATCCTCCAGGTCCGCAACCTGGTCAAGCACTTCCCGCTCACCCGGGGCATCGTCTTCAGAAAGCAGGTCGGCGCGGTCCAGGCGGTCGACGGGGTCACCTTCGACCTCTTCGCGGGCGAGACGCTGGGCATCGTCGGCGAGTCCGGCTGCGGGAAGTCCACCGTGGCCCGGCTGATGGTCAATCTGGAGCAGCCCACGTCCGGCGAGATCCTCTACCGGGGCGAGGACGTCACCAAGCTCTCCGGGCGGGCGCTGAAGGCCGTGCGGCGCAATATCCAGATGGTCTTCCAGGACCCGTACACCTCGCTCAATCCGAGGATGACGGTCGGCGACATCATCGGGGAGCCGTACGAGATCCATCCGGAGGTCGCGCCCAAGGGCGACCGGCGCAAGCGGGTGCAGGAGCTGCTGGACGTCGTCGGGCTCAACCCGGAGTACATCAACCGGTATCCGCACCAGTTCTCCGGCGGCCAACGGCAGCGCATCGGCATCGCCCGGGGGCTCGCCCTGCGGCCCGAGGTGATCGTCGCCGACGAACCGGTCTCCGCGCTTGACGTGTCCGTGCAGGCGCAGGTGGTCAACCTGCTGGAGCGGCTCCAGAACGAGTTCGGGCTGTCGTACATGATCATCGCGCACGACCTGTCGATCGTCCGGCACATCTCGGACCGGGTCGGCGTGATGTACCTGGGCAAGATCGTGGAGATCGGCCCGGACGAGGCGATCTACGAGCACCCCACGCATCCGTACACCCAGGCGCTGCTGTCGGCAGTGCCCGTGCCCGATCCCACCGCGCGGGAGCACCGGGAGCGGATCATCCTCACCGGGGACGTGCCCTCGCCGGCCCATCCGCCGTCGGGCTGCCGCTTCCGCACGCGCTGCTGGAAGGCGCAGGAGCGCTGTGTGGTCGAGGAGCCGCTGCTGACCGTGCCGCCGTACTTCCGCGGTACCGCGGGGTCGGCCGAGCACCCCTCGGCGTGCCACTTCGCGGAGGAGAAGCAGGTCGTGCCGAACGACTGA